A stretch of Thermomicrobiales bacterium DNA encodes these proteins:
- a CDS encoding MFS transporter, with product MEGDDLTDTGTHIHVGAARLAVLTLFLVNGVAGASWFVRIPDVQESIGLSNALLGVTLLGLPAGAVIAMPLAGLATARVGSRRIALIGAFIVCIGVGLLGFADSAAIVAATLALFGIGNGAMDVAMNAQGVEAENYAEHSLMSQFHGGFSVGGIAGAASGGFFASHGVAVQPHLLGVGIVCALATLAISRFLLPKAAEHEHADAPALTLRAPWPIVLLGIVGFCAMLTEGAMSDWTAVYLRDIGAGAGLAATGYALFSITMAAGRLSGDRVIDAIGGQRLIRTGGAVAAIGIVLAMLLHDIPAALIGFGLVGIGVATIAPIVYSTAGRSRIVPPGTAIAAATTIGYLGFLAGPPLIGLTAGITGLRWALMVVVVMLGVMVTLADAMEH from the coding sequence ATGGAAGGCGATGACCTGACCGACACCGGCACTCACATCCACGTCGGGGCGGCGCGACTCGCTGTCCTCACGCTCTTTCTCGTCAACGGCGTCGCCGGTGCGAGCTGGTTCGTTCGCATCCCCGATGTTCAGGAATCGATCGGGCTGTCGAACGCGCTGCTGGGCGTAACGTTGCTCGGCCTGCCGGCCGGGGCGGTGATCGCGATGCCGCTCGCCGGGCTGGCGACGGCCCGTGTCGGCAGCCGCCGGATCGCGCTGATCGGTGCGTTTATCGTCTGCATTGGCGTTGGCCTGCTTGGCTTCGCCGACAGTGCAGCCATCGTCGCTGCAACGCTGGCGCTGTTCGGGATCGGCAACGGCGCGATGGACGTGGCGATGAACGCGCAGGGCGTCGAGGCCGAGAACTACGCTGAGCACTCGTTGATGTCGCAGTTCCACGGCGGGTTCAGCGTCGGCGGCATTGCGGGAGCTGCCAGTGGCGGGTTCTTCGCCAGCCACGGCGTGGCGGTGCAGCCGCACCTGCTGGGCGTCGGCATCGTATGCGCGCTGGCCACGCTGGCGATTTCACGGTTCTTGTTGCCGAAAGCTGCCGAGCACGAGCACGCTGACGCTCCGGCGCTGACGCTGCGTGCGCCGTGGCCGATCGTGCTGTTGGGCATCGTCGGCTTCTGCGCGATGCTGACCGAAGGCGCAATGTCGGACTGGACGGCGGTCTATCTGCGCGACATCGGCGCGGGGGCGGGACTGGCGGCGACGGGTTACGCGCTGTTCTCGATCACAATGGCGGCTGGGCGGCTCTCCGGCGACCGGGTCATCGACGCGATCGGTGGCCAGCGCCTGATCCGGACCGGCGGTGCTGTGGCTGCCATCGGCATCGTGCTGGCGATGCTGCTGCACGACATTCCGGCGGCGTTGATCGGGTTCGGACTGGTTGGTATCGGCGTCGCGACCATCGCGCCGATCGTCTACAGCACGGCTGGTCGCTCGCGGATTGTCCCGCCGGGCACAGCGATCGCTGCAGCGACGACGATCGGCTACCTGGGCTTCTTGGCCGGGCCGCCGCTGATCGGGCTGACCGCCGGCATCACCGGCCTGCGCTGGGCACTGATGGTTGTCGTCGTCATGCTCGGCGTCATGGTGACGCTGGCCGACGCGATGGAGCACTAG
- a CDS encoding glycosyltransferase family 4 protein: MRVGLIGHLLSFEPTYRQAGVSRYAEALVRELPNVDDDLDLVVFTGPDEPPQDREFPDTVRWRHARLRTGQPVQRIAWEQTVGLTIGRRWGLDVIHAPVNVAPLITGVPRVVTVHDLAFHLFPEQYPGRKQRYLRTMTKLSVRRAARVIAVSEATRQDIIRLYDADPARIVTVPNGVGPEMRRLDPDSIAAFRKKHGLTANFALFLGTLQPRKNLETLLRAYARTANETGWELVVAGATGWQHEQIFDLARELQILDRVRFVGFVPPEDLPLWYNAADAFVYPSLYEGFGLPLVEAMACGTPVIASDTPALSEVVGSAGLVVGTKDVPALAQALLELAREPELRHELIERGLRRASDFSWRRTAELTAAVYRAATGVNDTIMTKETP, translated from the coding sequence ATGCGCGTCGGACTGATCGGACATCTTCTGTCGTTCGAGCCAACCTATCGCCAGGCGGGGGTGAGTCGCTACGCTGAAGCGCTGGTTCGTGAGCTGCCGAACGTCGATGATGACCTCGATCTGGTTGTTTTCACCGGCCCGGATGAGCCACCGCAGGATCGTGAGTTTCCGGACACAGTACGCTGGCGACACGCCAGGCTGAGAACAGGCCAGCCCGTGCAGCGCATTGCCTGGGAACAGACGGTCGGCCTGACGATCGGGCGGCGCTGGGGTCTGGATGTCATTCACGCGCCGGTCAACGTCGCGCCGCTGATCACCGGCGTGCCGCGTGTCGTGACGGTGCATGATCTGGCGTTTCACCTCTTCCCGGAGCAGTACCCTGGCCGGAAGCAACGCTATCTGCGGACGATGACGAAGCTGTCGGTGCGGCGTGCCGCGCGTGTCATCGCCGTCTCGGAAGCGACGCGACAGGACATCATCCGGCTGTACGACGCCGACCCTGCACGGATCGTGACGGTGCCGAACGGCGTCGGGCCGGAGATGCGCCGACTTGATCCGGACAGCATCGCCGCGTTCCGCAAGAAGCACGGGCTGACAGCGAATTTCGCGCTGTTCCTTGGCACGCTGCAACCACGCAAGAACCTGGAGACACTGCTGCGTGCCTACGCCCGCACGGCGAACGAGACTGGCTGGGAGCTGGTCGTGGCCGGGGCGACGGGCTGGCAGCACGAGCAGATCTTCGACCTGGCGCGTGAGCTGCAGATTCTCGATCGCGTGCGGTTTGTCGGCTTCGTGCCGCCGGAGGATCTGCCGCTCTGGTACAACGCAGCTGACGCATTTGTGTATCCATCGCTCTATGAAGGCTTCGGGCTGCCGCTGGTCGAGGCGATGGCCTGCGGCACGCCGGTCATTGCGTCGGACACGCCGGCGTTGAGCGAGGTCGTCGGGTCGGCGGGACTGGTGGTCGGGACGAAGGACGTTCCGGCGCTGGCGCAGGCGCTGCTGGAGCTGGCTCGTGAGCCAGAGCTGCGCCACGAGCTGATCGAGCGCGGTCTGCGTCGAGCGAGTGATTTCTCATGGCGACGCACAGCGGAACTGACGGCAGCGGTCTATCGCGCGGCGACAGGTGTCAACGACACGATCATGACGAAGGAGACTCCATGA